In Phocoena phocoena chromosome 3, mPhoPho1.1, whole genome shotgun sequence, a single window of DNA contains:
- the C9 gene encoding complement component C9 isoform X2: MSTSRRFAFAICILEISLLRAGPTPSYDSEPVESSGTPLPTDCKMSSWSSWSKCDPCLKQMFRSRSIELFGQFNGQKCVDAVGDRRQCVPTETCKDPEDDCENDFRCHTGTCIKRRLLCNGDNDCGDFSDEDDCENDPRPPCRNKVVGESELARTAGYGINVLGMDPLSTPFNNEYYNGLCDRVWDGNTLTYYRRPWNVASLVYEEKIFLHVKGVNHLGRFVMRTRDVMLATTFLDSIKALPATYEKGEYFAFLETYGTHYSSSGSLGGLYELIYVLDKTSMNQKGVELRDIQRCLGFNLDLSLNAGIEITGNINSDNCLKRGDGKIANITSESLIDDVISFIRGGTRKYATELKEKLLKGARVINVTDFVNWASSLNDAPVLINQKLSPMYDLIPVKIKDAHLKKQNLERAIEDYINEFSVRKCQPCQNGGNVILLDGQCLCSCPNKFEGVACEIRK, translated from the exons TTATGACTCGGAGCCCGTGGAAAGCAGTGGCACGCCATTGCCCACAGACTGCAAGATGAGCTCCTGGAGCAGTTGGTCCAAATGTGACCCTTGCCTCAAACAAATG TTTCGCTCAAGGAGCATTGAGCTCTTTGGACAATTTAACGGGCAAAAGTGCGTGGACGCTGTAGGAGATAGACGTCAGTGTGTGCCCACGGAGacctgcaaagaccctgaggaTGACTGTGAAAATGACTTTCGATGCCATACAG GCACATGCATAAAGAGGCGACTTCTGTGTAATGGTGACAATGACTGCGGAGACTTTTCAGATGAGGATGACTGTGAAAATGACCCTCGTCCTCCCTGCCGCAACAAAGTGGTGGGAGAGTCGGAGCTGGCACGGACAGCAGGCTACGG GATCAACGTCTTAGGGATGGATCCCCTCAGCACCCCTTTCAACAACGAGTACTACAACGGACTCTGTGACCGAGTTTGGGATGGCAACACCTTGACGTACTACCGCAGACCCTGGAACGTGGCTTCCCTGGTCTATGAA gaaaaaatatttctgcatGTAAAAGGAGTCAATCACCTGGGAAGATTTGTGATGAGAACTCGGGACGTCATGCTGGCAACGACTTTCTTGGATTCTATAAAAGCTCTACCAGCTACCTATGAAAAGGGggaatattttgcatttttggaAACCTACGGAACCCACTACAGTAGCTCTGGGTCTCTAGGAGGACTCTATGAACTAATATATGTTTTGGATAAAACTTCCATGAACCAGAAAG GTGTTGAACTAAGGGATATACAGAGATGCCTCGGGTTTAATCTGGATTTATCTCTGAATGCTGGAATTGAAATCACAGGAAATATTAATTCAGACAATTGCTTAAAGAGGGGTGATGGTAAAATTG caaACATCACGAGTGAAAGCCTCATCGATGATGTTATTTCATTCATAAGAGGAGGAACAAGAAAATATGCAACTGAACTGAAAGAGAAGCTTCTCAAAGGAGCCAGGGTGATTAATGTGACTGACTTTGTAAATTGGGCCTCTTCCTTAAACGATGCTCCAGTACTCATAAATCAAAaa CTGTCTCCGATGTATGATCTGATTCCAGTGAAAATAAAAGATGCACacctaaagaaacaaaatttggaAAGAGCCATTGAAGACTacatcaatgaattcagtgtaAGAAAATGCCAACCGTGCCAAAATGGAGGGAATGTGATTCTGCTGGATGGACAATGTTTGTGTTCCTGCCCAAACAAGTTTGAGGGAGTTGCCTGTGaaatcagaaaatag
- the C9 gene encoding complement component C9 isoform X1, whose protein sequence is MSTSRRFAFAICILEISLLRAGPTPSYDSEPVESSGTPLPTDCKMSSWSSWSKCDPCLKQMFRSRSIELFGQFNGQKCVDAVGDRRQCVPTETCKDPEDDCENDFRCHTGTCIKRRLLCNGDNDCGDFSDEDDCENDPRPPCRNKVVGESELARTAGYGINVLGMDPLSTPFNNEYYNGLCDRVWDGNTLTYYRRPWNVASLVYETKADKNFRTEYYHEQIQAFRSIIQEKKSNFNAGLSIKYTPHEAIAQFECKDSEPSDKKNFSSLLNAKGNFRFTYSKNELYKLLLSHSSKKEKIFLHVKGVNHLGRFVMRTRDVMLATTFLDSIKALPATYEKGEYFAFLETYGTHYSSSGSLGGLYELIYVLDKTSMNQKGVELRDIQRCLGFNLDLSLNAGIEITGNINSDNCLKRGDGKIANITSESLIDDVISFIRGGTRKYATELKEKLLKGARVINVTDFVNWASSLNDAPVLINQKLSPMYDLIPVKIKDAHLKKQNLERAIEDYINEFSVRKCQPCQNGGNVILLDGQCLCSCPNKFEGVACEIRK, encoded by the exons TTATGACTCGGAGCCCGTGGAAAGCAGTGGCACGCCATTGCCCACAGACTGCAAGATGAGCTCCTGGAGCAGTTGGTCCAAATGTGACCCTTGCCTCAAACAAATG TTTCGCTCAAGGAGCATTGAGCTCTTTGGACAATTTAACGGGCAAAAGTGCGTGGACGCTGTAGGAGATAGACGTCAGTGTGTGCCCACGGAGacctgcaaagaccctgaggaTGACTGTGAAAATGACTTTCGATGCCATACAG GCACATGCATAAAGAGGCGACTTCTGTGTAATGGTGACAATGACTGCGGAGACTTTTCAGATGAGGATGACTGTGAAAATGACCCTCGTCCTCCCTGCCGCAACAAAGTGGTGGGAGAGTCGGAGCTGGCACGGACAGCAGGCTACGG GATCAACGTCTTAGGGATGGATCCCCTCAGCACCCCTTTCAACAACGAGTACTACAACGGACTCTGTGACCGAGTTTGGGATGGCAACACCTTGACGTACTACCGCAGACCCTGGAACGTGGCTTCCCTGGTCTATGAA ACCAAAGCCGACAAAAATTTCAGAACTGAATATTATCATGAACAGATACAAGCATTCAGAAGTATCATCcaagagaagaaatcaaatttTAATGCAGGTTTATCTATAAAATACACACCTCATGAAGCAATTGCACAGTTTGAATGTAAAGATTCAGAACCTTCTGacaaaaaaaacttttcaagTCTTTTAAATGCCAAGGGTAACTTTCGATTTACATATTCCAAAAATGAACTTTACAAACTGTTGTTGTCACATTCTTCGAAGAAG gaaaaaatatttctgcatGTAAAAGGAGTCAATCACCTGGGAAGATTTGTGATGAGAACTCGGGACGTCATGCTGGCAACGACTTTCTTGGATTCTATAAAAGCTCTACCAGCTACCTATGAAAAGGGggaatattttgcatttttggaAACCTACGGAACCCACTACAGTAGCTCTGGGTCTCTAGGAGGACTCTATGAACTAATATATGTTTTGGATAAAACTTCCATGAACCAGAAAG GTGTTGAACTAAGGGATATACAGAGATGCCTCGGGTTTAATCTGGATTTATCTCTGAATGCTGGAATTGAAATCACAGGAAATATTAATTCAGACAATTGCTTAAAGAGGGGTGATGGTAAAATTG caaACATCACGAGTGAAAGCCTCATCGATGATGTTATTTCATTCATAAGAGGAGGAACAAGAAAATATGCAACTGAACTGAAAGAGAAGCTTCTCAAAGGAGCCAGGGTGATTAATGTGACTGACTTTGTAAATTGGGCCTCTTCCTTAAACGATGCTCCAGTACTCATAAATCAAAaa CTGTCTCCGATGTATGATCTGATTCCAGTGAAAATAAAAGATGCACacctaaagaaacaaaatttggaAAGAGCCATTGAAGACTacatcaatgaattcagtgtaAGAAAATGCCAACCGTGCCAAAATGGAGGGAATGTGATTCTGCTGGATGGACAATGTTTGTGTTCCTGCCCAAACAAGTTTGAGGGAGTTGCCTGTGaaatcagaaaatag